The following are encoded in a window of Falco biarmicus isolate bFalBia1 chromosome 8, bFalBia1.pri, whole genome shotgun sequence genomic DNA:
- the MAT2B gene encoding methionine adenosyltransferase 2 subunit beta isoform X3 — protein MPEMLVEMEQEDVDIPSRRVLITGATGLLGRAVFKEFNENNWNAVGCGYRRAQPRFEQINLLDSTAVHDIIHDFQPHVIVHCAAERRPDVVESQPDAASQLNVAASGNLAKEAAGVGAFLIYISTDYVFDGTSPPYKETDVPNPLNLYGKTKLEGEKAVLENNEGAAVLRIPVLYGEVERLEESAVTVMFDKVQFSNKSANMDHWQQRFPTNVKDVATVCRQLAEKRMLDPSVKGTFHWSGNEQMTKYEMACAIADAFNLPSSHLRPITDCPVVGALRPRNAQLDCSKLEMLGIGQRTPFRAGIKESLWPFLVDKRWRQTVFH, from the exons ATGCCTGAAATGCTGGTGGAAATGGAGCAG GAAGATGTTGATATTCCCAGTAGGCGAGTTTTGATTACTGGTGCCACGGGACTTCTTGGCAGAGCTGTGTTTAAAGAATTCAATGAAAATAACTGGAATGCAGTTGGCTGTGGATATAGGAGAGCTCAGCCCAGGTTTGAACAGATTAATCTTCTGGACTCTACTGCAGTTCATGACATCATCCACGATTTTCAG CCTCATGTTATAGTGCATTGTGCTGCTGAGAGAAGGCCAGATGTTGTAGAGAGTCAACCAGATGCTGCTTCTCAGCTCAATGTGGCTGCTTCAGGGAACTTGGCAAAAGAGGCAG CTGGAGTTGGAGCTTTTCTGATCTACATCAGCACAGACTATGTATTTGATGGAACAAGCCCTCCTTATAAAGAGACTGATGTACCAAATCCCCTCAATTTATACGGTAAAACCAAACTGGAAGGTGAAAAGGCAGTCCTGGAAAATAATGAAG gtGCTGCGGTACTTAGGATTCCTGTCTTGTATGGAGAGGTagaaagactggaagaaagTGCTGTGACTGTTATGTTTGATAAAGTGCAGTTCAGTAATAAATCTGCCAACATGGACCACTGGCAGCAAAGATTTCCTACTAACGTCAAGGACGTAGCTACTGTTTGTAGACAACTAGCAGAGAAGAGAATGCTG GACCCATCAGTAAAAGGAACATTTCACTGGTCTGGCAATGAACAGATGACTAAGTATGAAATGGCATGTGCAATTGCAGATGCTTTCAACCTTCCCAGCAGCCACCTGAGACCT attACTGATTGTCCAGTTGTGGGTGCTCTTCGTCCGAGGAATGCTCAGCTAGACTGCTCCAAGTTGGAGATGCTGGGGATAGGTCAGAGAACACCGTTTCGAGCTGGGATCAAAGAATCACTTTGGCCTTTCCTTGTCGACAAGAGATGGAGACAGACAGTCTTCCATTAG
- the MAT2B gene encoding methionine adenosyltransferase 2 subunit beta isoform X2, translating to MVGREKELKIRFAPGRCELVEANVDIPSRRVLITGATGLLGRAVFKEFNENNWNAVGCGYRRAQPRFEQINLLDSTAVHDIIHDFQPHVIVHCAAERRPDVVESQPDAASQLNVAASGNLAKEAAGVGAFLIYISTDYVFDGTSPPYKETDVPNPLNLYGKTKLEGEKAVLENNEGAAVLRIPVLYGEVERLEESAVTVMFDKVQFSNKSANMDHWQQRFPTNVKDVATVCRQLAEKRMLDPSVKGTFHWSGNEQMTKYEMACAIADAFNLPSSHLRPITDCPVVGALRPRNAQLDCSKLEMLGIGQRTPFRAGIKESLWPFLVDKRWRQTVFH from the exons atggtCGGCCGGGAGAAGGAGCTCAAGATCCGCTTCGCGCCGGGCCGCTGCGAGCTGGTGGAGGCGA ATGTTGATATTCCCAGTAGGCGAGTTTTGATTACTGGTGCCACGGGACTTCTTGGCAGAGCTGTGTTTAAAGAATTCAATGAAAATAACTGGAATGCAGTTGGCTGTGGATATAGGAGAGCTCAGCCCAGGTTTGAACAGATTAATCTTCTGGACTCTACTGCAGTTCATGACATCATCCACGATTTTCAG CCTCATGTTATAGTGCATTGTGCTGCTGAGAGAAGGCCAGATGTTGTAGAGAGTCAACCAGATGCTGCTTCTCAGCTCAATGTGGCTGCTTCAGGGAACTTGGCAAAAGAGGCAG CTGGAGTTGGAGCTTTTCTGATCTACATCAGCACAGACTATGTATTTGATGGAACAAGCCCTCCTTATAAAGAGACTGATGTACCAAATCCCCTCAATTTATACGGTAAAACCAAACTGGAAGGTGAAAAGGCAGTCCTGGAAAATAATGAAG gtGCTGCGGTACTTAGGATTCCTGTCTTGTATGGAGAGGTagaaagactggaagaaagTGCTGTGACTGTTATGTTTGATAAAGTGCAGTTCAGTAATAAATCTGCCAACATGGACCACTGGCAGCAAAGATTTCCTACTAACGTCAAGGACGTAGCTACTGTTTGTAGACAACTAGCAGAGAAGAGAATGCTG GACCCATCAGTAAAAGGAACATTTCACTGGTCTGGCAATGAACAGATGACTAAGTATGAAATGGCATGTGCAATTGCAGATGCTTTCAACCTTCCCAGCAGCCACCTGAGACCT attACTGATTGTCCAGTTGTGGGTGCTCTTCGTCCGAGGAATGCTCAGCTAGACTGCTCCAAGTTGGAGATGCTGGGGATAGGTCAGAGAACACCGTTTCGAGCTGGGATCAAAGAATCACTTTGGCCTTTCCTTGTCGACAAGAGATGGAGACAGACAGTCTTCCATTAG
- the MAT2B gene encoding methionine adenosyltransferase 2 subunit beta isoform X1: protein MVGREKELKIRFAPGRCELVEEDVDIPSRRVLITGATGLLGRAVFKEFNENNWNAVGCGYRRAQPRFEQINLLDSTAVHDIIHDFQPHVIVHCAAERRPDVVESQPDAASQLNVAASGNLAKEAAGVGAFLIYISTDYVFDGTSPPYKETDVPNPLNLYGKTKLEGEKAVLENNEGAAVLRIPVLYGEVERLEESAVTVMFDKVQFSNKSANMDHWQQRFPTNVKDVATVCRQLAEKRMLDPSVKGTFHWSGNEQMTKYEMACAIADAFNLPSSHLRPITDCPVVGALRPRNAQLDCSKLEMLGIGQRTPFRAGIKESLWPFLVDKRWRQTVFH from the exons atggtCGGCCGGGAGAAGGAGCTCAAGATCCGCTTCGCGCCGGGCCGCTGCGAGCTGGTGGAG GAAGATGTTGATATTCCCAGTAGGCGAGTTTTGATTACTGGTGCCACGGGACTTCTTGGCAGAGCTGTGTTTAAAGAATTCAATGAAAATAACTGGAATGCAGTTGGCTGTGGATATAGGAGAGCTCAGCCCAGGTTTGAACAGATTAATCTTCTGGACTCTACTGCAGTTCATGACATCATCCACGATTTTCAG CCTCATGTTATAGTGCATTGTGCTGCTGAGAGAAGGCCAGATGTTGTAGAGAGTCAACCAGATGCTGCTTCTCAGCTCAATGTGGCTGCTTCAGGGAACTTGGCAAAAGAGGCAG CTGGAGTTGGAGCTTTTCTGATCTACATCAGCACAGACTATGTATTTGATGGAACAAGCCCTCCTTATAAAGAGACTGATGTACCAAATCCCCTCAATTTATACGGTAAAACCAAACTGGAAGGTGAAAAGGCAGTCCTGGAAAATAATGAAG gtGCTGCGGTACTTAGGATTCCTGTCTTGTATGGAGAGGTagaaagactggaagaaagTGCTGTGACTGTTATGTTTGATAAAGTGCAGTTCAGTAATAAATCTGCCAACATGGACCACTGGCAGCAAAGATTTCCTACTAACGTCAAGGACGTAGCTACTGTTTGTAGACAACTAGCAGAGAAGAGAATGCTG GACCCATCAGTAAAAGGAACATTTCACTGGTCTGGCAATGAACAGATGACTAAGTATGAAATGGCATGTGCAATTGCAGATGCTTTCAACCTTCCCAGCAGCCACCTGAGACCT attACTGATTGTCCAGTTGTGGGTGCTCTTCGTCCGAGGAATGCTCAGCTAGACTGCTCCAAGTTGGAGATGCTGGGGATAGGTCAGAGAACACCGTTTCGAGCTGGGATCAAAGAATCACTTTGGCCTTTCCTTGTCGACAAGAGATGGAGACAGACAGTCTTCCATTAG